The following DNA comes from Sphingomonas flavescens.
GAGCGTCGTACGGACTTTCACCTCACCGAAATCGGATTCGAACGCCTGAGCCGCGGACGGCGCGACCCAGTCGGCGAAGTAAGTTCCCGCCGGCAACTTGGCTTCCTGCGCAACCGGCCGGGCCATTACCGTCGATTCGGCGCGCGGTGCGCTGATCGCGCCGGTATCGGCCATGGCACCGAGCACTAGGCGGCTCCGCTTCTGCGCTGCGGCAAGATGTTGCGTAGGCGCGAGCCGCGACGGCGCCTGGACCATCCCCGCAAGCATCGCCGACTGAGCGAGCGTCAGCCGCTCGGGGTCGCGGTTGAAATAATGATGGGAGGCGGCACGGAGGCCGTAGACGCCATCGCCGAAGTAAACGCTCGACAGGTAGCGGGACAGGATTTCCTGCTTGGTCAGCCATGCCTCAAGCCAGAAGGCGATGATCACCTCCTGCGCCTTGCGCTTGATGGTCCGGTCGCCGGAAAGGAAACTGGTTTTCGCCAATTGCTGCGTGATCGTGCTGCCGCCCTGGCGAACGCCGCCGCCGCGCAGATTGGTCACGAACGCCCGGCCGATGCCCCGGGGATCGATGCCCCAGTGGCGATAGAAACGCCGGTCCTCGATGGACACAAAGGCCGCGGGCGTGAGCGGGTTGAGCTTGGTCACATCGACCGGCGCTTCCTTGATCGCGCCGCGCAGCGCAATCGGATGCCCATCGTCGCTCACCATCAACATTGCGGGGTCCGCCAGCGGCTCCAGGGCGCGCGACAGCGGTGCGGTAATCACCAGCCAGATCAAGGTCACGACCATGATTACGGCCACAGTGTACAGCACGATCGGCCAGCGCCGGCGCTTCCTTGGCGCAACCTCCGGCTCGTCGCGGCCTGGCTCGGGTGAAAGTCCGAACGGGTCGGGCAATTCCTCCACCGGCACGCCGTTGCGAGTCCAGAACTCCTGATTATCGGCTAGCTTCATTTCCCTCGCCGGACTCGCACTAACTGCCTTACCTCAGTAATACAGCGCGAGCGATATATCCAGATGCTTGCTGAACCTCCCATTGCGATTAAAGCCGCTGCTATGCGGCGCGTCCCGATCCTGCTGCTTCTGCCAGCCATGATGCTGGGGGCGGCCGGCTGTCGTCAGCAGCCCGAGGGCACGATCAAGGCGATCGTCATCGGCGATGCGCAGCCCACGGTCGCGGATCCGGCACGCGGGCCGTTGTCACCACAGGACGCGGTGCTGGTGGGTAACGTGGCGCAAGGTCTCGTTCGCTTCGACGCCGCCGGAAATATCGTCGGCGGCCTCGCCGAGCGTTGGAACGTCAGCGACGATGGGCTCAGCTATATCTTTCGCCTGGCCAACATGCAGTGGGCCGACGGCCGCAAGATTACCGCCAAGGAAGTTGCCCGACTGCTCAAGCGTCAATTGGCGCCGGGCAGCCGCAACGATCTGAAAGATGCGCTTGGTGCCGTCGCCGACGTTGTTGCGATGACCGACCGCGTCATCGAAGTGCAGCTCGTCGCGCCACGCCCGAACTTCCTCTCTCTGTTGGCACAGCCCGAGCTCGCGATTCTTCGCGACAAGGAGGGCACCGGGCCGTTCACCGTCAAGGCGAGCGGCGCGGAGGGCCTGCAGCTTCAGCGGCTCCTGCCCGGCGACGCCGATGACGACGCGCCAGCCACCCGGGAACAGGTCTCGCTTTCCGCGGCTACGATCGGCCCGGCGATCGCGGCGTTTGCCAACAGTAGGGCCGACCTCGTGCTTGGCGGCACCTTCGCCGATCTCGCCATCGCGCAACGGGTCAAACTTCCGCGCAATGCTCTGCGTTTCGACCCGGCGTCCGGACTTTTCGGGCTCGTACCCATGCGATCGGGTGGCACGCTCGATAAACCTGAGGTGCGCCGTCTGCTGTCGCAAGTGCTGGATCGCGGCAATTTCATAGATCGGATGAACGTGCCCGGGCTCACCGCGCGCGCGACGCTGCTCGAGCCGGGGCTGAGCGACGTCCCCGCGCCGGTCGCGCCGGCGTGGTTCGGGGTGCCGCTCGGCAACCGATTGGCGGCACTGCGTGCCGACGCGGATCGCTTGCTAGGCCCGCAGAAACCGGTAATCCACGTCTCGCTACCCGAGAGCCCAGGCGGCGCGGAATTGCTGCGCGAGATTGCCCGCGACTGGGGGGCGCTCGGCATCCAGGTGAAATGGGCCGAAGAGGAAGGCGACGCGGATTTCGTGCTGGTCGATGAGGTGGCGCCCTCAACGTCCGCCGCCTGGTTCGTCCGCCGGTTTCGCTGCGCGACGGTTGCGGTATGCGATCCGCAAGCGGACGAATTGATGGATGCCGCCCGGCAGACCCCGGTGCCGGCGCAACGTTATGCCTTGCTGACCCAGGCCGCAGCCCGGATCGACGACGCGCAATTGTTCATTCCGATTACCGCCCCCGTTCGATGGTCATTGGTCTCCGCGCGAGTGCAGGGGTTCGCCGGGAACCGTTACGCCGCTCACACGCTCACCGACCTGCAACAGCCGCCGGGCAGAAATTGATGGTCGACAATACAGGTCCGCGCTTGCCGATCCCGCAATTGGGCACCGACCCGCAATCGGTGCGGCAGCGGGTGGAGGCGATGGAAAAGCTCCTTGAGCGGATGTTCGTTGTGCCAGGCATCAACAAACCCGTCGGTCTCGACGTCATTCTCGACCTTATTCCGGGGATCGGAGACGTGGCTGCGGCGGCGCTTGGTGCCTACATCGTGTGGGAAGCAAAGAATCTCGGTATGTCGAAGACCCAGATGACGCGGATGGCGGGCAACGTCGGTGTCGACTTCCTGCTGGGCCTCATTCCCTGGGTGGGCGCAATCCCGGACTTCTTCTTTAGGTCGAACAC
Coding sequences within:
- a CDS encoding ABC transporter substrate-binding protein; protein product: MRRVPILLLLPAMMLGAAGCRQQPEGTIKAIVIGDAQPTVADPARGPLSPQDAVLVGNVAQGLVRFDAAGNIVGGLAERWNVSDDGLSYIFRLANMQWADGRKITAKEVARLLKRQLAPGSRNDLKDALGAVADVVAMTDRVIEVQLVAPRPNFLSLLAQPELAILRDKEGTGPFTVKASGAEGLQLQRLLPGDADDDAPATREQVSLSAATIGPAIAAFANSRADLVLGGTFADLAIAQRVKLPRNALRFDPASGLFGLVPMRSGGTLDKPEVRRLLSQVLDRGNFIDRMNVPGLTARATLLEPGLSDVPAPVAPAWFGVPLGNRLAALRADADRLLGPQKPVIHVSLPESPGGAELLREIARDWGALGIQVKWAEEEGDADFVLVDEVAPSTSAAWFVRRFRCATVAVCDPQADELMDAARQTPVPAQRYALLTQAAARIDDAQLFIPITAPVRWSLVSARVQGFAGNRYAAHTLTDLQQPPGRN
- a CDS encoding DUF4112 domain-containing protein yields the protein MVDNTGPRLPIPQLGTDPQSVRQRVEAMEKLLERMFVVPGINKPVGLDVILDLIPGIGDVAAAALGAYIVWEAKNLGMSKTQMTRMAGNVGVDFLLGLIPWVGAIPDFFFRSNTRNLKIIKRHLEKHHAGTATIDAPVSRRS